ATTTGGTACGGGTTGCGTTAAGGTAACGCCGGCCCATGATCCTAACGATTTTGCCATGGGTGAACGTCACAATTTACCGATGATTAACTTGCTCAATAAAGATGGCACATTGAATGAAAATGCTGGGGAGTTTGTGGGGTTAGATCGGTTTGTCGCCCGTAAAAAAGTTGTTGAAGCTCTCGATGCCCAAGGCTTTTTAGTGCGAGTTGAGGATTATAAACATACCGTTCCCTACAGTGATCGCGGGAAAGTTGCTGTTGAACCACTCCTCTCAACCCAATGGTTTGTGAAAATTCGCCCCTTGGCTGACCATACCTTACATGAGTTAGATGACAACAATTCCCCCCGGTTTATCCCAGAACGCTGGACAAAAGTTTATCGGGATTGGCTCGTCAACTTAAAAGATTGGTGTATTTCGCGGCAACTGTGGTGGGGGCATCAAATCCCGGCCTGGTATGTGGTTAGTGAAACCAATGGCGAAATTACAGATAATACTCCCTTTGTGGTGGCAAAATCTCAGGCCGAGGCTGAAACGAAAGCAAAAGCTAAATTTGGCGATGACATTACTCTCGAACAAGACCCCGATGTGTTGGATACTTGGTTTTCCTCTGGACTCTGGCCGTTCTCAACGTTAGGCTGGCCGGAAAAAACCGTTGACTTTGACACCTACTATCCCAATTCCACCCTCGTCACTGGCTTTGACATTATCTTTTTCTGGGTGGCCCGGATGACGCTCATGGCGGGTTACTTCACGGGAAAAATGCCGTTTCAAGATGTCTATATCCATGGCCTGGTGCGGGATGAAAACAACAAGAAAATGTCGAAGTCGGCTAATAATGGTATTGATCCATTGCTGTTGATTAATAAATATGGGACGGATGCCCTGCGTTATACCCTGGTCAAAGAAGTTGTTGGGGCCGGGCAAGATATTCGGATGGAATACAACCGCAAAACCGATGAATCTGCCACGGTGGAAGCCTCCCGGAATTTTGCCAATAAACTCTGGAATGCCTCGCGGTTTGTCTTGTTGAATTTAGACAATCAAACCCCTGCCCAATTAGGAATACCTGAACCCAATCAATTAGAATTAGCGGATCGTTGGCTGCTTTCCAAACTCAATCAACTGATTCAAACAACTCGTGAGCAGATTGATCACTATGGTCTGGGGGAAGCATCCAAGGGCCTGTATGAATTTATTTGGGGTGATTTTTGCGATTGGTATATTGAACTGGTCAAGCCCCGCCTCCAAGGGGAAGATTCTGTTAGTAAAACCATAGCTCAACAGGTCTTAGCCCAGGCCTTGGAAACAATCCTTAAACTGTTTCATCCCTTCATGCCCCACATCACCGAGGAAATTTGGCACAGCCTCACCCAGGCCCCGGACACCACCTATCTAGCCTTGCAATCCTATCCCGAACCGGATGTAAGTTTGATCGATGGGGAACTCGAAGCCAATTTCACATTGATTATGGAAACGATTCGCACCATTCGGAATTTGCGCGCTGAAGCCGGAATTAAACCAGGCCTGAAAATTACAGCGATTCTTCAAAGCCAAAACCCAGCGGAATTATCTGTTCTCAAATCAGGTCAAGCCTATATTGAGCATTTAGCTCGTGTGGAAACCTTAACGATTACCTCTGAAACTGCTTCCAATGAACAAGTGTTTGCCGGAGTTGTCGAAACCGTGGAAGTGTTAATTCCCTTGGCTGGGGTTGTGGATGTGGTTGCCCTACAGGAAAAACTCACTAAAGATCTGCAAAAAGTGACTCAGGAAATTGAATCTGTCCAGAAGCGCTTAGGTAATGCTGGATTTGTCGCCAAAGCCAAACCAGAAGTGGTCGAAGGGGCCAAAGCCAGCCTCACTGCTGCCCAACAACAAGCTGATATTCTCCAGGCCCGGTTAGGGAGGTTATAACTCATGACTCCCCTATCTGACATTGAAGCCGCAATTCAACAACTCCCTGAAGCTGATGTTCGCCAACTCTCAGTTTGGTTACAAGCCTATTTGGATCAGATTTGGGATCAACAAATTGAGACTGATCTAGTCACCGGTAAATTGGACAGATTGATTGCTCAGGCTGAGGCCAATATTGCAGCTAATCGAGTGAAGGGCCTGGATGAAATTCTACACAACCCCTGAATTTTGGAAAGCCTATGCAGAATTAAATCCAGAAGTTAAGGAGCAGGCGCAAAAAGCCTATCAACTTTGGCAAGGAAATCTCCTTTATCCCTCTTTGCATTTCAAGAAAGTGGGAAGAAATCTCTGGTCTGCCCGTCTAAGTGGTGGTTATCGAGCATTAGCCTTAAAGAAAGGAGATGACTATGAAACCTTGCTGAGTTGAGGGCATTCTCAATTATAACTATAGTTTACTGGGAAAGATTGAATGAATATTGTGATAGGAATTTTAAGATGACAGATAGCAACTCAACGGACGGATTAGAATCCAAAACATTCACTGGAGGGTGTCACTGCCAGGCCATTCGGTTTCAGGTAATAGTGCGAAAATTCCAGGCCGTAGATTGTAATTGTTCAATTTGCAGTAAAAAAGGCTTTTTGCATTTGATTGTCCCACCGGAAGATTTTGAGTTACTCCAGGGAGAAGGGCATCTTGCAACCTATACCTTTAATACCGGCATCGCTAAACACTACTTCTGCAAAACCTGTGGGGTACATTCCTTTTATCGCCCCCGTTCCCACCCCAATGATTACGATGTGAATCTACGCTGTTTAGACAATTGGTGGCAGCCGGAAGTCCAGATCCAGTTTGAAATTAAACCCTTTGATGGTCAAAACTGGGAGCAGCGGGTGGACTCAATTTCCTAAGTCCTGAGTCTAGATTGCTCATTTCCGCTGGGGCAGTCATCCCTTCCCAACAAAGCAAGTTAGGATCAAAAACAATGTGAAATAAAGTGGAGTTCTCCTTGTTTGCTTTGCCACCCGAACAACTGGCCGCCCAATTCCAAACTCTG
Above is a window of Pseudocalidococcus azoricus BACA0444 DNA encoding:
- a CDS encoding valine--tRNA ligase, encoding MTTPAPLPSQYTPQATEAKWQELWETHQAFQADPNHPGEPYCIVIPPPNVTGSLHMGHAFEHALIDVLIRYHRMIGRNTLWLPGTDHASIAVSTILDRELTAAGKTRADVGREQYLERAWAWKEESGGTIVGQLRRLGLSVDWSRERFTMDAGLSAAVLEAFVQLYEDGLIYRGQYMVNWCPASQSAVSDLEVENKEVQGHLWHFCYPVSDGSGYLEVATTRPETMLGDTAVAVNPEDSRYTQLVGKTLILPLMNREIPIIADSYVDPEFGTGCVKVTPAHDPNDFAMGERHNLPMINLLNKDGTLNENAGEFVGLDRFVARKKVVEALDAQGFLVRVEDYKHTVPYSDRGKVAVEPLLSTQWFVKIRPLADHTLHELDDNNSPRFIPERWTKVYRDWLVNLKDWCISRQLWWGHQIPAWYVVSETNGEITDNTPFVVAKSQAEAETKAKAKFGDDITLEQDPDVLDTWFSSGLWPFSTLGWPEKTVDFDTYYPNSTLVTGFDIIFFWVARMTLMAGYFTGKMPFQDVYIHGLVRDENNKKMSKSANNGIDPLLLINKYGTDALRYTLVKEVVGAGQDIRMEYNRKTDESATVEASRNFANKLWNASRFVLLNLDNQTPAQLGIPEPNQLELADRWLLSKLNQLIQTTREQIDHYGLGEASKGLYEFIWGDFCDWYIELVKPRLQGEDSVSKTIAQQVLAQALETILKLFHPFMPHITEEIWHSLTQAPDTTYLALQSYPEPDVSLIDGELEANFTLIMETIRTIRNLRAEAGIKPGLKITAILQSQNPAELSVLKSGQAYIEHLARVETLTITSETASNEQVFAGVVETVEVLIPLAGVVDVVALQEKLTKDLQKVTQEIESVQKRLGNAGFVAKAKPEVVEGAKASLTAAQQQADILQARLGRL
- a CDS encoding GFA family protein, giving the protein MTDSNSTDGLESKTFTGGCHCQAIRFQVIVRKFQAVDCNCSICSKKGFLHLIVPPEDFELLQGEGHLATYTFNTGIAKHYFCKTCGVHSFYRPRSHPNDYDVNLRCLDNWWQPEVQIQFEIKPFDGQNWEQRVDSIS